A genomic window from Verrucomicrobiota bacterium includes:
- a CDS encoding phosphotransferase — translation MSLEHLISETRGRFPRYKQYAVEVASLEKGGSDRKYYRIAMSEEYSLILVKYDPQKSENARFVAIANFLEDTGIKAPFIYHHDPAEGLIWMQDLGNTDLWHYRHHPWPVRQGLYENVLDQVAALHAVPLRATKGLGLVPGFDEGLYRWEQNYGFENCFSRCFGIPSGQLRELATAPALARLPAQLCSHSPQLIHRDLQSQNILIWEGESYLIDFQGMRSGLAAYDLASLLYDPYVTLTAEERAELLRYYHVRASAPSGLDEFTDLFRRCAVQRLLQALGAYGTIGLLRGKPEFLRHIHPALRNLQEVASQIEGFSFLAEFSARLLECPPPRFIPSPSPSPTPNLNPSKACEHTQRQIGSVAADRSDREHPAEHRRRPLPREEGSRRIPHDLRGHP, via the coding sequence ATGAGCCTCGAGCACCTTATCAGTGAAACGCGGGGGCGGTTCCCCCGGTACAAACAGTACGCGGTTGAAGTCGCTTCTCTGGAAAAGGGCGGCTCGGACCGTAAGTATTACCGGATCGCGATGAGCGAAGAATATTCGCTTATTCTCGTTAAGTACGACCCGCAAAAATCCGAGAACGCGCGTTTCGTCGCCATCGCGAACTTCCTTGAGGATACCGGAATCAAGGCGCCGTTCATCTACCATCACGACCCGGCTGAAGGCCTGATCTGGATGCAGGACCTCGGCAACACGGACCTGTGGCATTACCGTCACCACCCGTGGCCGGTCCGCCAGGGTCTCTACGAGAACGTTTTGGACCAGGTAGCTGCTCTGCACGCCGTTCCCCTGCGCGCTACTAAAGGGCTAGGGTTGGTGCCCGGCTTTGACGAGGGCCTCTACCGCTGGGAACAAAACTACGGGTTTGAAAACTGTTTCAGCCGCTGCTTCGGCATTCCTTCCGGACAGCTCCGGGAACTGGCGACGGCCCCGGCCCTGGCGCGCCTGCCGGCTCAGCTCTGCAGTCATTCACCCCAACTGATTCATCGCGACCTGCAATCGCAGAACATTCTCATCTGGGAAGGGGAATCGTACCTGATCGATTTCCAAGGGATGCGAAGCGGCCTGGCGGCTTACGACCTGGCTTCACTCCTCTACGATCCGTACGTAACCTTAACGGCGGAGGAGCGGGCCGAACTGCTGCGCTACTATCATGTGCGGGCGTCGGCGCCGTCCGGCCTCGACGAGTTTACCGATCTATTCCGGCGATGCGCGGTTCAGCGTCTGCTGCAAGCCCTTGGTGCTTACGGCACGATCGGGCTTCTGCGCGGCAAACCGGAATTTCTGCGCCACATTCATCCCGCGTTGCGCAACCTGCAGGAGGTTGCGTCTCAGATTGAAGGCTTTAGTTTCCTGGCGGAGTTTAGCGCCCGACTCCTCGAGTGTCCCCCACCCCGCTTCATCCCCAGCCCCAGCCCCAGCCCCACACCCAACCTAAACCCGAGCAAAGCTTGTGAGCACACCCAAAGACAAATTGGATCGGTTGCCGCCGACCGTAGTGATCGAGAACATCCAGCCGAGCATCGAAGGCGGCCGTTACCCCGTGAAGAGGGTAGCCGGCGAATCCCTCACGATCTCCGCGGACATCCTTAA
- a CDS encoding NDP-sugar synthase — protein MTARIEKAFILAAGLGTRLLPLTRVRPKPLLPVLGRPIVGFALQHLEQLGVRDFAVNAHHSVSAFQACLPKLLGPGSDLRIFHEPELLETGGALVNARDWFAGEPVLVHSGDVVTDIDLGAVVEAHYRDNNAVTLALRDTGLAAQVAFDPATGQVVDLQSALGRPAPERVDYANAAILNGEVLRPYESGPRPLVTMLLDCLRRGGRLGGVVLNGGGWFNVGTRRDYLALHRLLVTAAWQPAFTPEPWWAPEEVTGDGRYAATGATWVAPGAQVGPGAVLHDTIVWPRSRVAPGTRLEGCVVAGQAVGPGTFLSQDFCS, from the coding sequence ATGACGGCGCGCATCGAAAAGGCATTTATCCTGGCGGCAGGTCTGGGAACGCGGCTGCTTCCCCTGACGCGGGTGCGGCCGAAGCCGCTGCTACCGGTTCTGGGCCGTCCGATCGTTGGTTTTGCGCTTCAACACCTGGAACAGCTTGGCGTCAGAGACTTTGCCGTTAACGCGCATCACTCCGTTTCCGCGTTCCAGGCTTGCCTTCCCAAGCTGCTTGGTCCCGGATCCGACCTGCGGATTTTTCACGAGCCGGAACTGCTGGAAACCGGTGGGGCGCTGGTAAACGCGCGGGATTGGTTTGCGGGTGAGCCGGTATTGGTGCACAGCGGGGACGTGGTTACAGACATCGATCTTGGCGCCGTGGTTGAAGCGCATTACCGGGATAACAATGCCGTGACCCTCGCTCTGCGAGACACGGGTCTGGCCGCGCAGGTGGCCTTTGATCCGGCCACCGGGCAGGTGGTCGATCTGCAATCGGCTCTGGGGCGGCCGGCACCCGAACGGGTGGATTACGCCAACGCCGCGATTCTCAATGGGGAAGTGTTGCGGCCGTATGAATCGGGCCCGCGGCCGCTGGTTACGATGTTGCTGGATTGCCTGAGGCGGGGCGGCCGGCTCGGCGGGGTGGTGTTGAACGGCGGCGGCTGGTTCAATGTGGGCACCCGCCGCGACTACCTGGCCTTGCACCGGTTGCTTGTCACCGCGGCCTGGCAGCCGGCGTTCACCCCGGAACCATGGTGGGCTCCGGAGGAGGTGACCGGGGACGGGCGCTATGCGGCAACGGGGGCGACCTGGGTGGCGCCTGGCGCGCAGGTGGGACCCGGGGCCGTGCTGCACGACACGATCGTCTGGCCACGCTCCCGAGTGGCGCCCGGCACCCGTCTCGAGGGCTGCGTCGTCGCCGGTCAGGCAGTCGGACCCGGCACGTTCCTCAGCCAGGATTTTTGTTCATGA
- a CDS encoding sigma-70 family RNA polymerase sigma factor has product MEDASLPDDETLVRRTQSGDTRAFDTLWQKYSPRIYSLVYNMTSNHEDANDLLLEIFSKAYRSINGFRGRSSFYTWIHAIAVNMTINFVKKRGRRVQMSLDDMDTNVQNDKDFLELTATNTPLREVDLSELQKRLNEAMQKLSVEHRAVVTMFDIQGMPHAEIARILGVPEATVRSRLFYAHRQLQNYLEEFRKK; this is encoded by the coding sequence ATGGAGGATGCATCGCTGCCCGATGACGAGACGCTTGTGCGCCGGACCCAGAGCGGCGACACCAGAGCCTTCGATACGCTCTGGCAGAAGTACAGCCCCCGTATTTATTCGCTCGTCTACAACATGACGTCCAACCACGAGGACGCCAATGACCTGCTGCTCGAAATTTTTTCCAAGGCCTACCGATCGATCAACGGTTTTCGCGGCCGGTCGAGCTTTTACACCTGGATTCACGCCATCGCAGTCAATATGACGATCAACTTCGTCAAAAAACGCGGCCGCCGCGTCCAGATGAGCCTCGACGATATGGACACCAACGTGCAGAATGACAAGGATTTCCTCGAGTTGACGGCCACGAACACGCCTTTGCGCGAGGTGGACCTCTCAGAGTTGCAAAAGAGATTGAACGAAGCCATGCAGAAACTGTCTGTAGAGCACAGAGCAGTTGTGACGATGTTCGATATCCAAGGCATGCCGCACGCTGAAATCGCCCGGATTCTGGGCGTACCTGAGGCGACGGTTCGTTCACGGCTGTTCTACGCACATAGGCAGTTGCAGAATTATCTCGAAGAGTTTAGAAAGAAATGA
- a CDS encoding trypsin-like peptidase domain-containing protein, with translation MLNQAAYRSHPVPGRAAAIEVIECPGVMPRLSRMAGVLLLLLSTAGFARSQDTLASISADVQRIYESAKGAVVRIESEDDFGKLAGTGFLIDPNGTIYTAYDVGGESRDITVEFGSKRYPGHRLVADAKSGVAILKVDANTPWIPLGNSDELKLASPIVSIGYPLDLPATPSFGLIGGFDLKYLNRYFSTTLVRANLPVQKGEAGSPILNLKGQAVGILIRSIGNESACYALPMKAAEKIRADYVRYGAVRPGWLGVSVRERDYAIKDSKVEVSSLEEHSPAENSGLRVGDTLLQVGQVKVRIAPDALNVAFFLTVGDRVPVTVVRDGKDLTFKLTVADMPASPNQAPSMLIPGLPSELRSPAEFPSYP, from the coding sequence ATGCTTAACCAGGCTGCCTACCGCTCCCACCCTGTTCCCGGACGGGCGGCTGCAATCGAGGTGATCGAATGCCCAGGGGTGATGCCCCGGTTGTCGCGGATGGCTGGTGTATTGCTGCTTTTGCTCAGCACGGCCGGCTTTGCCCGTTCGCAGGATACGCTGGCTTCCATCTCGGCCGACGTTCAACGTATCTACGAGAGCGCTAAAGGCGCGGTGGTTCGGATCGAGTCGGAGGACGATTTCGGCAAGCTCGCCGGGACCGGGTTTCTCATTGATCCGAACGGCACCATCTACACGGCGTACGACGTCGGGGGCGAGTCGCGCGATATCACCGTCGAGTTCGGATCCAAGCGTTACCCCGGCCATCGTCTGGTTGCGGATGCCAAAAGCGGGGTGGCCATCCTGAAAGTCGATGCCAATACGCCCTGGATCCCGCTGGGTAACTCGGATGAATTGAAGCTGGCCTCACCCATCGTTTCCATCGGCTATCCGCTTGACCTGCCGGCCACCCCCAGTTTCGGCCTGATCGGTGGGTTCGACCTGAAGTATTTGAACCGTTATTTTTCAACGACGCTCGTGCGCGCCAATTTGCCGGTGCAAAAGGGCGAAGCGGGGTCGCCCATCCTCAACCTGAAAGGGCAGGCGGTGGGGATCCTGATCCGCAGCATCGGTAACGAATCGGCCTGTTACGCCCTGCCGATGAAGGCTGCCGAGAAAATCCGGGCCGACTACGTCCGTTACGGTGCGGTCCGTCCCGGTTGGCTGGGAGTGTCCGTGCGCGAACGCGATTACGCCATCAAGGATTCCAAGGTCGAGGTTTCCAGCTTGGAAGAACATTCGCCCGCGGAAAATTCGGGGCTCCGGGTGGGTGATACCCTGCTGCAGGTCGGTCAGGTAAAAGTCCGAATCGCGCCCGATGCGTTGAACGTGGCGTTTTTCCTGACCGTCGGAGACCGGGTGCCGGTGACCGTAGTGCGTGACGGCAAAGACCTGACTTTCAAGCTCACGGTCGCAGACATGCCGGCGTCGCCGAACCAGGCACCCTCCATGCTGATACCCGGGTTGCCCTCAGAATTGCGTAGCCCGGCCGAGTTTCCGAGTTACCCCTGA
- the xseB gene encoding exodeoxyribonuclease VII small subunit, producing MPNTESERVELSFEAAIEKLEKIVEQMESAKLPLEDLLVRYEEGIRLVAVCNDRLTAAENRIEMLNREATQKTAPAESVKAKDAVKAIKNQDDHEISLF from the coding sequence ATGCCTAATACTGAGTCCGAGCGTGTGGAGCTCTCCTTTGAGGCCGCAATCGAAAAGTTGGAAAAGATCGTCGAGCAAATGGAGTCGGCCAAACTCCCTCTCGAAGATCTGCTCGTACGGTACGAAGAAGGCATCCGGTTGGTGGCCGTCTGTAACGACAGGCTTACGGCCGCTGAAAACCGGATCGAAATGCTGAACCGCGAAGCCACGCAAAAAACCGCTCCGGCGGAATCTGTAAAGGCCAAGGACGCCGTCAAGGCGATCAAAAATCAAGACGATCATGAAATCAGTCTCTTCTAA
- a CDS encoding 1-deoxy-D-xylulose-5-phosphate synthase: MKSVSSNPTRGRILDTINGPSDLKRLDEARLHELAQEIRDELITVLSQTGGHLGPNLGVVELTIALHRVFDTPIDKFVFDVSHQGYVHKLLTGRRDRFDTIRQHQGLNGFLLRTESEHDCYGAGHAGTALSAALGMAVARDRRGSKENVIVVAGDAAFTCGTSYEALNNVADNTKKFIVVLNDNEWSIAKNVGAIANYLNKIVTSDAYSHLHEKAERFVEMIGGRFAHQLVTKVEEGVKHLVLPSVIFEELGLRYFGPIDGHDIELLIQTFEFLKRQNEPVLLHIITQKGKGYAPAIAKPDKFHGLGKFKLETGETAAASTPTYSELLGQTLAKFADTNNRIMAITAAMPSGTGLFHFAAKHPDKYFDVGIAEEHAALFACGLATQGFLPFLTIYSTFMQRAYDMIIHDISLQNLNVALCMDRAGLSADDGPTHHGLFDIGYLRHVPNVVHMQPKDEDEFVDMLWTMTNYRQGPIAIRYPRGAGTGAKPKPQPRLLEIGKAEVVQHGRDVALFGLGNMFALAEETAKLLQAEGYSVALINPRWIKPIDTGTLEFFAQSVDVICTFEDHVLHNGFGCAVMEHLNEANISTPVVRIGWPDQFIEHGAIPILRKKYGLTSEAAIEKLKVHLKRRRQVKTSKSAA; this comes from the coding sequence ATGAAATCAGTCTCTTCTAATCCCACCCGAGGCCGAATCCTCGACACCATCAACGGTCCGAGCGACCTGAAGCGGCTGGACGAAGCGCGGTTGCATGAGCTCGCGCAGGAGATCCGCGACGAGCTGATTACCGTCCTGTCCCAAACCGGTGGGCACCTTGGGCCTAATCTCGGGGTCGTGGAGCTTACGATCGCGTTACACCGGGTTTTCGACACCCCGATCGACAAATTCGTGTTCGATGTCAGCCACCAAGGGTATGTCCATAAGTTATTGACCGGTCGCCGCGACCGTTTCGACACGATCCGCCAGCATCAGGGCCTGAACGGATTTCTCTTGCGCACCGAGAGCGAGCACGACTGCTACGGCGCAGGTCACGCCGGAACGGCCCTCTCCGCGGCGCTCGGCATGGCCGTGGCCCGCGACCGTCGCGGTTCCAAGGAAAACGTCATCGTTGTGGCGGGCGACGCCGCTTTTACCTGCGGCACCAGCTACGAGGCACTCAATAACGTCGCCGATAACACCAAAAAGTTCATCGTCGTCCTTAACGACAATGAATGGTCGATCGCCAAAAACGTCGGCGCCATCGCCAATTACCTGAACAAAATCGTGACCAGCGACGCCTACAGCCACCTGCACGAAAAGGCTGAAAGGTTCGTCGAAATGATTGGTGGCCGTTTCGCCCACCAGCTCGTTACCAAGGTCGAGGAGGGCGTCAAACACCTGGTGCTGCCCAGCGTTATCTTCGAGGAGCTCGGTTTGCGCTATTTCGGGCCGATCGACGGGCACGACATCGAGCTGCTGATCCAGACCTTCGAATTCCTTAAACGCCAGAACGAACCCGTTCTCCTGCACATCATCACCCAAAAGGGTAAAGGTTACGCACCCGCCATCGCCAAGCCGGACAAGTTTCACGGCCTGGGCAAGTTCAAGCTGGAAACCGGCGAGACGGCTGCCGCCAGCACGCCGACCTACTCCGAGCTCCTCGGGCAGACGCTGGCCAAATTTGCCGATACCAATAACCGCATTATGGCGATTACCGCCGCCATGCCTTCCGGCACCGGTTTGTTCCACTTTGCCGCCAAGCATCCGGATAAATATTTCGACGTCGGCATCGCTGAAGAACACGCCGCGCTTTTTGCCTGCGGTCTGGCCACGCAGGGGTTCCTGCCCTTCCTGACGATCTACTCGACATTCATGCAGCGCGCCTACGACATGATCATTCATGACATCTCGCTGCAAAACCTGAACGTGGCGCTTTGCATGGATCGTGCCGGGCTGTCCGCGGATGATGGTCCGACCCATCACGGGCTCTTTGATATCGGTTACCTGCGCCACGTGCCCAACGTGGTGCACATGCAGCCGAAGGATGAAGATGAATTCGTCGATATGCTCTGGACGATGACCAATTACCGCCAGGGGCCCATCGCGATCCGTTACCCCCGCGGCGCCGGTACCGGCGCCAAACCGAAACCGCAGCCGCGCCTGCTCGAAATCGGGAAGGCTGAGGTCGTCCAGCACGGGCGTGACGTTGCGCTGTTCGGCCTGGGAAACATGTTCGCGTTGGCCGAAGAAACCGCAAAATTGCTCCAGGCCGAAGGTTACTCCGTCGCCCTGATCAATCCCCGGTGGATCAAGCCGATTGACACCGGCACGCTTGAGTTTTTCGCCCAGAGCGTCGACGTGATCTGCACTTTCGAAGATCACGTTTTACATAACGGGTTCGGCTGCGCCGTCATGGAGCACCTCAACGAGGCGAATATCTCGACCCCGGTGGTTCGGATCGGTTGGCCCGACCAGTTCATCGAGCACGGCGCCATACCGATTCTGCGCAAGAAATACGGGCTGACGAGTGAAGCGGCGATCGAGAAGCTCAAGGTTCACCTCAAACGGAGGCGCCAGGTAAAGACCTCAAAGTCGGCCGCTTAG
- a CDS encoding ATP-binding cassette domain-containing protein — translation MAAAIVAEGLTKTYRTYRKREGLAGALRGLFSREYEEVHAARSVSFSIEEGELVGFLGPNGAGKTTVLKMLSGLLVPSAGTARVLGFVPWQRKTPFKRLFSLILGQKNALWWDLPARESLELNRAIYQIPERQYRATVDELVDLLDVRDKLGTMVRELSLGERMKMELISALLHQPKVLFLDEPTIGLDVISQQKVRDFLRFYNEKNRISTILTSHYMQDIEELCRRVIIIDHGQVFFDGAFADILERYGGAKYLRFTFDAPPKRLPAGLARASGAPPNELKFKVPREQVANVCREILADNAVRDFSVEEEPIEEIVRQLFREHAERSLGFGIRSSAFGEVVDPGPILPQTAPAHSATAEPGDHGGKIELSSERGDNADKESGKPALDAGLWDR, via the coding sequence ATGGCCGCCGCGATCGTCGCAGAAGGGCTCACCAAGACGTACCGGACCTACCGTAAACGCGAAGGACTCGCCGGCGCTTTGCGCGGGTTGTTCTCGCGCGAGTACGAGGAGGTTCATGCCGCTCGTAGCGTCTCTTTTTCGATTGAGGAAGGGGAACTCGTAGGGTTCCTCGGCCCGAACGGGGCCGGCAAAACCACCGTGCTGAAGATGCTGTCCGGGCTCCTCGTGCCTTCGGCCGGGACCGCCCGGGTGCTTGGGTTTGTGCCGTGGCAGCGCAAAACGCCGTTCAAACGCCTGTTCAGCTTGATTCTAGGGCAGAAAAACGCCCTGTGGTGGGATCTGCCCGCGCGTGAGTCCCTCGAATTGAACCGTGCGATCTACCAGATCCCTGAAAGACAATACCGGGCCACGGTCGACGAACTTGTCGATTTGCTCGATGTCCGCGACAAGCTCGGCACCATGGTGCGCGAACTCAGCCTCGGCGAACGCATGAAGATGGAGCTGATTTCGGCCCTGTTGCACCAGCCGAAAGTACTGTTCCTGGATGAGCCCACGATCGGTCTGGACGTGATCAGCCAGCAGAAGGTGCGCGATTTCTTGCGGTTCTATAACGAAAAGAACCGGATCTCAACCATCCTCACCAGCCATTACATGCAGGATATCGAAGAGCTCTGCCGGCGAGTCATTATCATCGACCACGGCCAGGTCTTCTTCGACGGCGCTTTTGCCGATATCCTGGAGCGGTACGGTGGGGCTAAATACCTTCGGTTTACCTTCGATGCGCCGCCGAAACGGTTGCCGGCCGGCTTGGCGCGCGCTTCCGGAGCGCCCCCCAATGAGCTTAAATTCAAGGTCCCGCGCGAACAGGTCGCGAATGTCTGCCGCGAGATCCTGGCGGACAATGCCGTCCGCGATTTCAGCGTGGAGGAAGAACCGATCGAGGAAATCGTCCGCCAGCTTTTCCGCGAGCACGCAGAAAGGAGTTTGGGGTTCGGGATTCGGAGTTCGGCGTTCGGAGAAGTCGTAGACCCCGGTCCGATCCTTCCGCAGACCGCGCCGGCACACAGCGCCACGGCGGAACCCGGCGACCACGGCGGGAAGATTGAATTATCCTCAGAACGCGGAGACAACGCAGACAAGGAGTCCGGGAAACCGGCACTTGACGCCGGCCTTTGGGACCGATGA
- a CDS encoding toll/interleukin-1 receptor domain-containing protein: MCDVFISYSSDARPWAERLSESLERKGISTWTDFKNLAPAQRWVEELQDALDKARYFVILVGPEKRVGSQQDREWQGALKGIWTDPNKRIIPVLVGDATLPSFLNDWLSVRMHPGKPESSWIDEVCETIRETGPEESSKVTKRTARPDKALRHRLAKIERAAKQLKSGQEK; this comes from the coding sequence ATGTGCGACGTTTTTATTTCCTACTCATCCGATGCGAGACCTTGGGCTGAAAGGCTGTCCGAGTCTCTGGAACGTAAAGGGATATCAACCTGGACGGACTTCAAAAACCTTGCGCCTGCTCAGCGGTGGGTTGAAGAACTTCAGGATGCCTTAGATAAGGCCAGGTACTTTGTCATCCTTGTAGGGCCCGAGAAGCGCGTTGGATCGCAGCAGGATCGAGAATGGCAGGGCGCCTTGAAAGGTATTTGGACCGATCCCAACAAGCGTATCATTCCTGTGCTTGTCGGCGATGCCACGCTCCCTTCGTTTTTGAACGACTGGCTATCCGTTCGAATGCACCCGGGCAAACCGGAATCCTCCTGGATTGATGAGGTATGCGAGACAATCCGTGAGACCGGCCCGGAAGAGTCAAGTAAGGTGACGAAACGAACGGCACGCCCGGACAAGGCGCTCCGACATCGCTTGGCAAAGATTGAAAGGGCAGCAAAACAGCTGAAGTCCGGCCAGGAAAAGTAG
- a CDS encoding GNAT family N-acetyltransferase, producing the protein MDPLTRIEAATLEDLPALTELLVELFAQEPDFRPDYNTQMRGLRLILEQPNRGRIFVLRGAQQIIGMINLLFTISTAEGGFVILLEDLVVHRSFRRQGFGGQLLEYAINFARQKDFLRITLLTDRVNTEESVRFFERHSFQRSEMVPMRLWLGGAAEWRAARRTGNE; encoded by the coding sequence ATGGATCCGTTAACCCGCATCGAAGCCGCCACGCTGGAGGATCTTCCTGCCTTAACGGAGCTGCTGGTAGAGTTGTTTGCGCAGGAACCGGATTTCCGGCCCGACTACAATACCCAGATGCGCGGGCTGCGCCTCATTCTCGAACAACCCAACCGGGGCCGAATTTTTGTGTTGCGGGGCGCGCAGCAGATCATCGGGATGATCAATCTGCTTTTTACCATCAGCACCGCGGAAGGCGGGTTCGTGATCCTGCTCGAGGACCTGGTGGTGCACCGCAGTTTCCGACGGCAAGGGTTCGGCGGTCAATTACTGGAGTACGCCATCAACTTTGCCAGGCAGAAAGACTTTCTGCGGATTACCCTCTTGACCGATCGCGTCAACACCGAAGAGTCCGTGCGGTTTTTCGAGCGCCACAGTTTTCAGCGTTCAGAAATGGTGCCGATGCGTCTCTGGCTGGGCGGTGCGGCCGAGTGGAGGGCGGCACGGAGAACCGGTAACGAGTAA